The Danio aesculapii chromosome 22, fDanAes4.1, whole genome shotgun sequence genomic sequence TATTGGTTACTTTAAGCTGTGTGGAATGATAGCTGGAAGACATTTCATTCCCTACAAGcatttttaacaacaaaaaagcattttCAGCACACTGAAGCTGCATCCTCAATGTTGCTTATGATGCTGGATGCCATGGTATATATGGTATACACCCTCAGCACTGATCCCAAATTCATCCAAGTTTTTACAAATGAACTCCTCTAAGTTTCCGTATTTGAACCACTGGAGACACATGGGCTGTTTTGAGAGTGTTGTTGGTTCCTTTCTGGTCATTGAGTGTCTTGCTGCTATGGGGGGTCAGAGAGCTCTcacatttcatctaaaatatcttcatttgtgttctgagaGGGCAACTGAGAAGGCAAATGCATTTGAATATGAATAgacagaatagagagggcggcgtccgcgtcAGCTCCCTCGCCACCCgcatcctcagcagttatatccgtgcctagggtggcagaacagagagggcggcgtccgcgacacctccctcaccacccgcgtcctcagttatatccacgaCCAAATCCTGCttggcagactttcttttcaagccttataaacagcaacgtaaataaTGCTTGTAAACTCTTTGGAATGATAGAGAGCCCCAacaacccccccccaccccccaagctcatttctttactgacaagatcagtAATATCAGataggcaatcagctcatccaatcagccaagttgtgtcgaaatCAGacaagctcaaccacaacttaagaaatcagacattatgtttgatttcatggcaattaatggtaaaatctgAGAAGAGATTGTGCAAGTTATGAAAAAACATCAACCTGcactcttgacacgctccccacatcattctttaaaacggtgtttacctgtttagaaatggatcgactaaaagtggtaaatgcttcacttctctcagggtttttccaaactcacttaaaactgcagttgttaaacctctcttgaagaagagcaacctggataattcactattgagcaattacaggcccatctcaaatctccttttcattggcaaaatcattgaaaaagttgtttttaaccaggttaacaagttcttaaacttcaaggggtgtttagacaattttcaatctggtttcagaccacatcacagtacagagagtgcccttataaagataatcaatgatatccgccttaatacaaactaacagtgctggtactgttCAATCtaagtgccgcatttgacactgtcgatcacagcatacttctggataggctggaaaactgggttgggctgtctgggacggtcctcaaatggtttagatcttaccttgaagggagaggttaccatgtcagtataggtgatcataggtcaaggtggacacccatgacatgtggagtcccacaaggctcgattctggcacctctcctgttcaacctttatttgTTAATTGATTGTTAATGCGTGCACACGGCGCATACCTGAAGGCATTTTCAGTAGATCGCAGAATTCACGAGTCACCATAGAAAGTCACGGTGAGAAAAAAAGCAATGCACCTTACAGAGGCGGAGCTGGAGGTTTTAATGACAGATTACACATCTGcatcaatgaaagaaagaaatataagataagaaatagataagaaaagaaaaaataaataatatgaaaatttgttagttcattaaattgcacatgccaccctcccttttattgtaatgaaaaatgTAACTTCTCTTTAACATCCTTCTTGAGTATGTTATGTAaccattcatgcatttaattttcTTGCCATTAATTTCTTAAGGCCACAATACAAATGTGTTTTGACTCGTATATAAGGCTTATAGAAATTGTAATCCTTCTGGAGCTAGAATAACTCTGTCCAAAGTCATAATTAAACACAGAAACATTCTCTGAAAACGTAATATTTGATTACTGGAGCCATGTATTAAACACTTTAGAATATTCTTTCTGTCATGTAGCTAATAGAAAGGAGGTTGAGGCCTGTCTAACTGCTGTGGCCCACCAGTTAGAGGAGCTGCTCTGTCCTTTAATAAAGGCTCATCAGTGGTTGAGTTATTTGACTTAAACCACACAATCTGTCACTGATGTAGATGAATGCAGATGAAGTTCCTTCTGCCTCAACTAACAAGCAGTGCAAGAATTTGTCTGCACTTTTCCATATTTAAATTTCACTATCGTATCacaaaacaatcttttatttatttattttaattctaaagTAGCTGTATAAGGTCCATCTTCAAAGACAAATAAAGTCACACGAGCATCATCTTAAGGAAAGAAATGTAAAGGAAAAAATATGTTACATGTTGaaaggtgtgtgagtgtgtgtataaagcaatgtaaaaatcaaatcattcattttatttcaggaaataaagaaatgaacagtgcttcagtccaaactatttaattaaaaaatttttttgacaaattatatttCTTAGCACACTTCCATCTCTTTGGTCTGCTTGGGTCActgaggtttcctctgggtcaggCTGCAGGTAGGGTGTCATCTTGTAAGGCAGAAAAGGGTATCCTTTATCCTCCAGCAAGTAACAATGTAGTGCCCAGTAATGATTCAAGTGTACAATACAAATATAGTGAAATGAAACATTGTTTAATTCAACATgctttacacaatgtttttttttttttactatatttgtattatacaatTAAATCTTTGCTCCCTGAAAATCAGCCATTTAGCCTCAACGTAGTGATGAGGTGGGGTCATCATCACTTATGAGCTAGTAAGTGGAAGCAGTAATGAGTTTAATAGTTGAAACACCAAAAGATTAAGGACAGAAAATTAAGATGTAACTGCACATTTATACCATTGACAGATTTCATATTATCAGTGTCATTTAGTGACTGATGGAGCTTTAAAATAGGCAGTAATTAATGGTCACAATAGCATTTGGAAACCctgaaaaattgtttaaaaaaatatatataaagtgtgtgtgtgtgtgtgtgagagaatagATGTTTACATATGAACGTCGTCCTACATCTTAAAATATGGATATATTTTCCTACAAAAGACAAAGCTGTACTTATATTATAAGTTACAGAAAAATGTGAGGGGTGCAGAATGAAAGAAAACCACAAGAGCTCTATGTGAGATTCAAAATCAAGTCCCCACACACACCATAAAGGAATGTGTGTTTGCAGGATCACCACAAATCATAAACTAATGCGTGTTTGTATAATGCAGATAATATGCATATGAGGTCCTTGTAAGTGACATTCATTCAGTTTTGGAAATACCATGAACAATTTttaaatcatcatcattatatgcAGGTATAAATGCTGATTTTTATCAGACCTCTGAAACCTTTAGAAAGGGTGGTCCCCACAGATGATGATTGTAAAGTCTGTCCCCCAAaaagcgcatgtgtgtgtgtgtgagagaataatAGCTTGTGCCTAAAGATTTAATGCGTTTAAAATCCTAGCAACATTTCCATCATTCTATGGTTCATATTTGGGTAACTCATGGAAAAATTCACTAAAGTTGAGTAAACAGAACGGGCTCCAATGAGTTTCATTTGCAGCAGCTCATCTTTCAGTTTTTGAAAAGGTTTGATGTAACTTTTGCCAGCTTTAAGAAGTCCGGCCAAGGTCTTAATACATCTTATACAAACAGGTTTCAAAAGACCCTTGATAATAAAACTTAATCTTTTAACTAGAATAAAACAGGACATAGAGAACCaacttttatttcaaaatgaatttaATGCAAACAGCACAAAGGATAATATTGCCAGTTGTGAACCATACTCAAAAGGGAAAGTTCATGTATTTGTGGAACAAATCAGATTTTGGTTAACCATTTAAATGCTACAGTTACACTACAGCACATCCAAAGCCAACATGGTTTAACAATTAGTGAGAAGGTTAATCTTCATGAGGGAAGGCTTCAGAAACTTTGTGTTCCCAATGAGAAGATGTTGACAAAAAAGGTCAAATCCACAAGATCAGCCCCTACGACCTGCAAAATTAAAACTATGGCTTAAATGGGAGTTTTAACTCATCTCGAATAACTTTGCTGCTTGGCACAATAACTTACGCTTGCAGCAGTATTTGACTCTCAGGAACTTGTATGTGCCGACACATGGATCAGAGAATACACTGTTGGTGGCTGATATGGTGCAGCTCCGATGTCCATCACAGCTACACAGACAATTCATGAAACCCATTTGATTAAATTGGACATGCCGGTTTGTTTTAGTTGTGTATAATGCTTATAAAACACCATACAAAAGTTTATATGCCAATCACATGCCCCCATCTATCGATAAATCAAAACTGTTAAAGCCTTagaggggaagaaaaaaaaaaaaaaaaaacttataccTTCTGGACACAATGTACAGAGAGTTGCGTGAAATGCAGTTGGTTTTTCGGATTTGACCCCATGGACGATGGTCAATGCAGGTTCTTCTATCTGTACGTCCATAGTTTGCAGCAAGTATGTGGATCTTACGAAATCCTACAGAGGGAgaaaggagagagaaaaaaaaaaaaaaaacacacactaataCCACAATATTTATCCCACATGCCTAAATATATTGGGACACTTTAACAGCTTACTAGGACAAGACAGCACCAGATTAAGTCCTTCACACTCAGTTGCGGTTCCTGTAAATAGGACAGTCCAGCTTCAGTAACAAATTTCACCTACTTAAAGAAACTCTGGGGGGGGGGATTTTTTGGGATATGACACTCACTAGAAGACCTCCTAcagtaatcatcatcatcatcatcatcatcatgaccaTGGCCACCATTTGCAGATATTAGCAGGCTGGAGTTCAGAAGAATTACTGAAATGAACAAGACAGAACTGATTAAGACACTTGTGCGTTTCTATTCACATTATTAGTAGCACAAAACctgataaaaagaaaaaaaaattcacatgaaAACAATATATCTAAAATACAATTACACCACACATCTGCTTTCTCAATTCAGTAAGAAACTCACAGGTGAGAAATAAACTGATAGAAAACATGATTCTGCTGTTGTCCTCAACATTCCATGCAGCCTTTACTGATTCAAATTTATAGGCCGCTGGTGTGAGTGGTAATGAGCGACACCTGTGTGCCACACCAATCTGCAGTCCCACAAAGGACAACACGAGGATGAGTGACCGGCGCATAACAGTTCTGAAGGgaagttaataaacattatcaatcaataataatataataaaaataattataataatattgccTTTATAAAGGCAAATGCAGAAAAGAGGAAGTGCTAATGACTAGACTAAGATTAGGACAtagtagtttaaatttcactccTGCTTTAATGGGGAAAAGTTTATCAGATAAATGTGACGAGTgtaatataacagaaaatgtagagCACGTCCttatgaaatgtaataaatataagtCAGAAAGGAAAATCTTGAAGGAAATAATGTATGAATTAGAACAAGAATGGAGATTGAAAGGATTATTGGGGCAGTTGAGAAATATGTGGGAAATTAGCAAGGCTATTTTAAACTTCCTTAGAGATACGGGACTGGAGCATAAGATATAGATgattatcattttttaatttttcattttaattatttaaccctTGAAGTTACACGTCCTGGTACAGTAGGTTGCAATCCGCCATTAAatcaagatgtgtgtgtgtgtgtgtgtgtgtgtgtgtgtgtgttttacagtaaacgGCATGTTCTAGcagaataaaacacaacaggtttaTCAACGACACAACAGGACTGTAGGCTgcgttcacactgcgaggcttagtgctcaaatctttTTTCTCAGAGctgatttttttgcatagctgttcccagaaaaagtacagatacggacagcacaaaatgtctaattatgcacacaatataTGAAGTAAGTACGTTGTCAGATCATATATgattgcccttttcacagacaaccgtggtgtatttcatgaactgtaaaggatTGTTTTGCTACAACTGATGTGTATTTCagcatttgaaatctaaaataagtcacttttttTCTATCGGAGAGAAAGTTCCCCCTTGAAATGAAAGTGTCCCGTCCTTTGGACCAATAGTATCATCCTGCACAACTGGAGTAGCTGCAcattagacccttttcacaatgacgtcgCTTCACTTCCCCCTATTTGCaacacagtgtatttttagttctggtttacctttgaatgaatgggagacttctctggaaaatgtacaaataaaaatattaacattgcacgatctgatttaagactattattAGTATTGGGcttgtgtccaaatgtttctcttttaataatgaactgctttctgagtttgaaaatgattctttaagttattaagaataggtataagctattgtttatcaagaaaagcatatgtttgcaaccttttcacttattaattagttttttttcctcaataatggatttatttttactttaatgctgctctgaatataaatttatatcatTTGGTCTATAAATGCAACcagtttcataatttattatttactgatctattaatgttttgttcagtttctccatttgaagAAATTATGTCCTACCGCCACCTTttgggtggatttaatttgatattagtactgcattttaattaataacgctacaaataaattcataatctaataatactgaattcaaATACAGTCTTCTTAGTGTTATTTTTGcaactgtaatttttttaatgcttttgtttgattattaagagtcacatacaacattgttatttcatttaaatattaaatagacataaatgttttatgttcatgaataaaatacctttatagaaataaaatggcagagaactgagcagtagaatgtgaacaatatgaatgtgtttgtgaatcagctgtccactgtatAGAACCACAGTGAAACGCAcaccgttttatttattttttattcttcaggacacaaaataaaaaaaaaaaataataataattctggcataaaaaaaatgttgagcacccgtgtaaacatctgaaatctttatttgacaaatactgacaagtccataccaacttcatctgcagtaaagacagcaacacaaagcaatagactGTTTAAAGTCCTATTTTTCTTGGTTCAAGCTGAAATCTGGATGATCTGTAAGATTTTTTAGACGTCAGATGTCTCACCTTGGgtgcagacaacagaaaacagtCATAGTTACAGTCTAACCGtttctgtagtaaatatacagctgactggcTGAGTTCTCTATGGGGATTTCTGTGTAGGCGGAAGTAACCATACACTGCGTGGAGTGAAACTGGAAACGgcatgacgtcatgtgaaaagggtctgcaGCAGCACCACCTACCGCATTAACAGCATCTTAATTTTTTCTAATATTCCAAGTTTCTGCACTCTATTGTTAACTGTTATTGAAACCaataacagtaaaaatataaaagtaaaaaaatcctATTCATGAAAAAAACACCTACcgcatagagtggaggaactatgacgtcacttaGGCGAattggctgctagcataaaactggttccctggTTTTGTTTGGAAAATGGCAGCGTGAAGTTGACAGCGCAGGTGAATCAGTCCTGGGACATTTGACTCTTTGCCCTCAGTTCTCAGCCCAGATCGTTTGACATAACATGTATTCTTCACTCTAAACTTTTTCTGATCAGTGAGGGGATCTTTTGGATATACTTAACGttacacatttaattttttttttttttaatgtctgttatGCAAGTTAATTAAGCGTGTTTGTTGCCATGGCTCACTCTTTCTTGGATACTTTACTTTTTGTTAGTGCTGTGATTGATCTTGTTCGATAAATTTATGGACTATGTCAAAGGATAAAAAACGCAAATCAAAATCGATGGATTCATCTTTAAGTCTTGGTGCCTGTGTTACGGTGGACTTGGCCTCAGATGTAGGCCTACTCATTCCACTACCCGAAACTCCACTTAAGGaacctaaacaaaaaaaaaggcagaaaTGGCGATGATGACGCCGTTGAAGACTTGCAGTctgttacatatttgtgttatttgtgctctgtttgtgttttctctctcgctctgctctcccatatctgctttctttattcacaggttccgttcattggtctattcagctgtcagtcatttctcccccggttacgtcattcttacttcacatccaataagcaaagaccacccacCATAAAAGCGTgcgccagaccactcaccagctCCCTCTCTTTTTTCCCTTTcttatcttgttttcttgttgcgttgcattacgaaaaaacccgtctaactgtgtattttgttgttgcccatttctgtgtgcacgttatccgtccgttatttgtacatccctccatttctctgtttaaacgttgtttacgaggcttggacgaagcggacaggtaagaaggtcacgtgacatacattttgcaacacttaggactactcttctgtatagtacattaggttaggggcgagcgccaccccttgtacttttggatagatagatagtgtagacagtcaggactcggaagactcttcgcgtgctaattattttgtttcacatagttagttagctagatgcttttgggaagttagatttagttagggttttgttcttttcgttcctTTAGCGCCGTCCATGTCCCTTCTGCCAGCTGTtctgtctttgtatttgtttcagtgttgtaaatattgtaaatagtatattttgccttactttattttctttattttggatttattcgttgtttttgttcactttgggaaatataaataaaaatcacaattttggtattattttggttgtctttagcacttatttactgtttgtataaatatattttaattacaaataaatgtcaaaccccaccatcccctgaactaacatcaggggtttgtaacacaGTCTCCTTTAGCCACTGTAATTATATCATCCCTCAAGTCCATTATTAATCAGAGAGCCGACATCCTTTATAAGGGCATCGAGGAGCTTAAATTGTCAGTTGAATTTCTGGCAGAAGAGATCAAGGATGTGAAGGGAAAAGTGGAGCGAGTCGTTAAACGAGATTTACGTATGTAAATGCGGTTCTATGAGTTCTGGATGACCGCCAGAGGCAGTGCTTCACACTGGATATCATCCCATCGCAGATGCACAGGTCGAGTCTAGTACAAACAAAGTCCCTCATGACCAGGAAGATTGGGATCCTCCCCTATTTAATCCCGTAACTTCCTGCAAACTGTCCCTATGGAATCTTCTTGTCTAGACTCCGAGTGACAGAGAACTCTGGCGGTCATCCAGAACTTATAGAACCGCATTTA encodes the following:
- the LOC130216433 gene encoding D-galactoside-specific lectin-like isoform X1, which produces MFSLSLVLTLILLNSSLLISANGGHGHDDDDDDDDYCRRSSRTATECEGLNLVLSCPRFRKIHILAANYGRTDRRTCIDHRPWGQIRKTNCISRNSLYIVSRSCDGHRSCTISATNSVFSDPCVGTYKFLRVKYCCKRRRG